The DNA region CTTCAGCTCCTGGTCGACAATCTTGAGAGGCGCGCTCTTAGACTCGACAACCGCCGCCTTGTACGTCTTGGGGAGGGATGCCATTGTGGGTGGTGACTTGATAAGGACTCGTATGAACGTGTGACAGTGTGAAAGAGGTCTGTTAGTTTGTATGATGCTCGGAAGCCAGCAGAGGTGTTTTTTTTGTGGAAGAAATGCTGGACCACAGGCGGCTTTATATATGACGGGTTCGATGCGAAATTCCACGCTTCCCGATCGCAGCGGTCCTGTTGACTTTCAACCCCTCCAGACCCCTCACTTCACCAAGGAATAGGAAACTCAAAGAATCACCATGTATCCGATCCACATCACCGATAAGCACCACCGCACTACCATTCCGCCGCAGCCTCCCATCGCAAAACGATGGGATGAAAATCAAGAACCTTTGTGCGGACGAGACTAGGACGAATcagggaagaggaggcgAATCAACTACACTGAGTagcgccggccgccgggaCGACGGCTGCTGAtgacatcaacaacattcAATTCGACCCTCATCGACCCCTCAAGCGTCCCCGGGGTGTCGCTGGTTGTGAGGAGCACTGCTGGGTTCCAACTTGCATCTGCTGACTATCCCACAGTTGCAGTGAAGCCCATGGGGGTAAGTGATCGATCGTCAACTGGCATTGCCTTGAAATGCCAAGTCTGATTCTATTATGACACGGCCATATGGCCCACGGGTGCCACGGAGTCCATGGGATGGGCCCTTCGTCACCAGTGAGATCCCCCGAGAGAGGCCGTGACTCGTAGCACGGAATTGTTACCGCACGCAACTGAGCAAGGGAGAAAGATGCCGTTTGCGATCCTTCTATTGCATTGATTGATTAGCAATTACCACCAACCAGTTAGCAGTCATCTTGGTCTCAGTCTCGGAAAAGATCTCATCCGCCAGTTCGGGTTTATTTCCAGCCAAGCGCGTGTGTCCAATCGCCGGATGACCTCTCGGGTTTGCAGGGGTCTACTTTCTCCAGGTCCGACCAAGAAGAGACGGTCGCGACTCGGAAATCTTTAGAGCTATTCCTTGTCTCCGCGAGTCATTCAGTGAACTCATTCAATTGCCAGCTCCAGCTGAAGCTATAGCCCAATGCTGTCAGTACGTCATCATCAAGACACTCAGTCCTACGGGGATAAACAGGCATCTTCCCCCTTTACAGCGCGGGTCACCCAAGATGAAGCTCGCTCCATCTACTGCAAGATGGACGTGAAATCTTTTCGACGTGCGAACCTGAGGTATTGACATTCTCGCGCATGACGCATCTTTTCCCACCTTACGGTCGTCCGATGGGAACGGTCCAAAGATCAGAAACGCACCGCACAACCACGGACTTAGCCCAGCAGCTCCGAgacctctctccctctccctcttcctctccctaATCCTCTCCGTAAGCTCGGCCTTCGCGCGGAGACGACAACCTATTTACTAGCGAGGTCCGCCAAACTAAGCTCCTCATCCCACTCTCATCTGTGCCTATGCAGACCAATGCGTGCATTCTATTCTCTCTTGGAGCCGGCCACTTCTGCTTCGAACCCTGCAAGGGGCGCCTCGCTCTCGCGCTAATGACTGCCTCGATCGAGGGGCTTCTTGTGTCAGCTATAAGAACTTGAATGAAGCATCCCAATAACACAAAGCTTAATACATCGACAAAGGCTTGTTTCCAACCTAACCCACGTAACATTCTCGTTGATATCTAGACCTTGGTCGCAGCCAAATCTCATCAGTGACCTCCCAAGTAcatcatcccccccccccccaacccaaaaaaaaaaacaatGTCCCTCCAAGACAAGGTCGTTGTCGTCACGGGCGGTTCCAAGGGCATCGGCCGGGCCATAGTCATCGGCGCCGCAGCCCAGGGAGCAAAGGTCGTCGTCAACTACAGTAGCGACTcctctgccgccgacgaggtcgtcagGACAATCGGCAGCGAGCGCGCCTTCGCCGTGCGCGCCGACAACTCTAAGACGACCGAACTGCAGACCCTCGTCGACTCCACCATCGACAAGTTCGGCAGAATCGACGTCCTCATccccaacgccgccgtgaTGCACATGCGCACCGTCGAGAACACGTCGGAGGAAGACTTTGACGTCATGTTCAACACCAACGTCAAGGGGCCCTACTTTTTGGTACAGGTAAACAAAAAGCGTCTCGCGTGTGGATTCAAGACTTCAGTGAAGACTAACATCGCCACAGAAAGCACTGCCTCACATGCCCGAGGGCGGCCGAGTCATTTTCCTGTCCACGACAGTGCTCGCCTCGAGTAACCTTCCCCCGCCATACCTGCTCTACGCCTCGACCAAGGGCAGCATTGAGCAGATGACCAAGTTCATGGCCAAGGATCTCGCTGGCAAAGGCATCACAGtcaacgccatcgccccAGGCCCAACCGGTACAGAGCTCTTCTACAAAGGCAAGACGGAAGAGATGATCAAGCGCGCTGGCGCGAGCAGCCCATTCAACCGGATCGGCACACCTGAGGAGGTTGCGTCGGTTGCTCTGTTTCTGGCAAGCAAAGAATCCTCCTGGGTTACGGGTCAAACAATCCGTGTTAACGGTGGGGTGGCCTAAGAGCCAACTGGGGAAAAGGAAGGGACGAAGGGGGAGAAAAAGTGATAGGAACCCAGTGTCACTAAAAGATGAGGGAAAAAAAATTTATCGTCATTGAGCACACTAGCCAAACATGGACTCTCAATGAACATTTTTCTTATTTCGGTATCGTCATCTTCCGAACGTCTAAAACCGTCGATGGGCAAAATTGCTCGTCCTGTTACTGCGCCCCCAAAGCCGCAAGCGCATTACGAAGCTCTTTCACTGCAGTCGGTACATCCTCAAAGTTCAGGGCGGAAATCGCCCACTTCGCATGCTTCTGCGCCTTGGGCAGGTCCATCTCGTCCGACGGCGCACTACTTGGCGTCCATGAGTTGTTGGAGACGGGAACCACAGGGGCTTTGGGCTGGTGCGCAACCGGCGGGGGTTTGAACTGCtggggtgccggcggcggaggtgaTTTGGTGACATTCGAAGGGGTTGTTTGGGGCGGTTGCCAAGGTGACGCAGCATTTGCTGGACTGAAAGACGGCTCCGTCGAAGATGCGGCATAGGGTGACGGTGCCGAAGGGGCATTTGCTGTGGCAGCCATGTCGTTTGCGCCCGTTTGGCTAAGGGGCGATGGCGGGAACTGTTCGGGAGGATCGAAATAGCCCTGGTTCTGGGGCGCAGGAGGGTTTGAGTTGAGATTGGTTGCTGTCGGGACCGAGGGCAGATCGAGAACGCTGGATTGTGTCGGGACGGGCTCGCTTGGCGCAACGGGCGGTGCTGACTCGGCCGGCGTAGATGCCTTTTTGTAAAACTCGGTCTCTGGGTCATCCTCGACAGAGGCGGGCttcggagggggggaggtgaGACCGCGGACGTCGGGGTCGTTGGGATCCAAAGCAGGAAGATCTTTCTCCGGCTCTTCATGCTTGGGGTTCGACTCGTTAGGGTCTTTGCCTTCCTTGATAGCCTTGAGTATGCGAGCAGCGTTCCATTTCGCATACTTAACCTTTTTCTGTGTCTCCTCGTCTATAGCGCCCCAGATGTTGCCCAGCAAAAGAAAGGTCGCAGCGGCATCGTACGTGTCGGCGGTTTGCCTAGTGGAGGGTCGACGTTAGCTGGAAGCGAAAGCGAGGTTAGAGATGGAAAGGCGCGCACCTTGTCACTCGGTTTGCTCTGAGAACCTTCTCTGCCCTCTCAAAGGAATCTTGCGCGAATTGCTCGACGTATGCCTGACCGACCGCATCGTCCACGATGGCCTCTTCCTGGGCGTTCTCGGTTTTGGTCTGATAGAGTATTTGTCAGTCCCCGGCAAATGTCAAACTGCGGCCAAGGTTGTTGTCATTCCAGCTCGCTTACCTGTTCGAGTCGGTCCATGAGGTTGGTTGTGTACGAAAGGCTCTCATCATCGGCATTGTGCAGTCCTTTGGCCAGGATCTGGTTGACGACCCAGTACTCGCCTTCGCATCCCCATCAGTTCAGTATCAGAGGTCACCGGGACGGGCTGCTGAAAGCAAGACAGATGGAGGCACGTACACCAGTATGTAATGACAGGCATATGTTGGCGTAGTTGGTTCGCGCGATTGATAAATCTCGTGATATCGGCCTGTCGCAGGCTACTTGGGATTGGTTCGGCCATGGCTGCGGCGACAGACGGCCCCGTGGTTCTCGGGGAAGAGTGCGGGAAAAGATCTGTCGGTGTTGAGGGTGCGTCGGGCTGAGGAGTGGActggaaaaggggggggtaGGAAACCTGAAGAGTAACAGCAGTTCACGGGCGCAAAGGGGTCAGCAGTATGCGACGGGTGCTGCAACACCAAGAGGCTGGAGACTTGTATTACTCCGGATGTTGGAAGCCTTACCGAGCGTCTAGTGTCAGTACCCACATGCGCGGGCATCACATCACAGAGGGGGGGCAGAAGGCAGGTAGGTCACTAGGTACCGGACTCCGCAACCTCCAGTCTCGCGCCTTGGTACCTTATCTTGGGTGGATGGTTTCTGCGCCACAGCTGTCCATGGTTATTGCGTGACTAGGCGTATGATGGTGGGCGTCGACTTACACCTCCGTGGCTCAAGCTTCCCAAGCTCATGTGGGGCATGTGGCTGATGCGCAGACCAGATGCTTCGACCCCATTGACTGGAAATTTCCATGGTTCCATTCACAGTCCGAATTGAGGACAATGGTGAGGGGTCCGCGTCTCACAGTTCCACGCTGGCCTCTTTGCCCCGAAAAGAAGCCAACTAGACAGTTTCTCGTTTGATCTTGACCAGAGCCCCCAATTCCTCCGCTCCATAAATGCCGAGGAGTCAAGAGCTCTCTCACCTGTCTGAACCTAGTTCCATGCTCTAACTTTTTAATCCCACGCCTTTCCGCGACTGGTTTTACCTTCCTTATTTcttccctcttttcctcccgtttctctctctccaacACATACACAGGCTCTCTGTCACCTTTACCACCCCACACACTGCTTAACTCTATATCCACCGCGATGCATCACCCCACTCTGCTCGCCGCGGGTGCCGCCGTCCTTTCGGCTTTGCCTAGTGTCCAGGCAGGCATGTACCCCAAGAGCTCTGCCGTCCTCCAGGTCGATGCCAAAAACTACGACAGCTTGATTGCAAAGTCCAACTACACCTCGGTACGCCAAACTTCAGCTACTCACACTGACTGCCTCGCGTCTGGCCATTTCGCTGACTAGGCTTCTACCAACAGATTGTCGAGTTCTACGCCCCCTGGTGCGGTCACTGCCAGAACCTTAAGCCCGCCtacgagaaggccgccaagaACCTCAATGGACTGgccaaggtcgccgccgtcgactgCGACGAGGATTCGAACAAGCCTCTATGCGGCCAGTTTGGGGTTCAGGGGTTCCCTACCCTCAAGATCTTCAGACCAGGCAAGAAGCCCGGTAAGCCTGTTGTTGAGGACTACCAGGGGCCCCGGACCGCCACCGGCattgtcgaggccgtcgtcgacaaaATCACAAACCACGTCAAGCGAGTTACCGACAAGGACCTCGACTCCTTCCTCGAGGGAGAAAAGCCAAAGGCCATCCTGTTCACTGACaagggcaccaccagcgCTCTCCTCCGTAGCGTCGCCATCGACTTCCTCGATGCAGTTTCAATCGGTCAGGTACGCAgcaaggaggccaaggcagTTGAAAAGTTCGGTGTCAAGTCGTTCCCGACCCTGGTGCTCCTGCCAGGTGGTGACAAGGAGCCTATCGTCTACGATGGagagctgaagaaggacggTCTGGTTTCTTTCATTTCCCAAGTCGCCTCGCCGAACCCAGACCCTGCGCCCAAGAGTGACAAGAAAAAGGCCGACAAGAGCAAATCCGCGTCCGCCAAGTCGAGCACCAGTACAGCCGCAGCAGAGGAGGCTACCCCCGAGCCCGAGACACCCACCGAGAGCCCTTCTGCGGAGCAGGCCGCCCCCGTCACCAACGTCTTTCCTCCTCTGCCTATTGCCGACACCCCCGAAAAGCTCCAGGCAGAGTGCCTCAGCGCCAAGTCCCATACCTGTGTGTTGGCCTTTGTGCCCTCCACGGAGACCGAAAAGACCGAGAAGGCCCTTACCAGCCTGTCGGAGCTCGCCCACAAGTACGCCCAGAACCAGCGAAAGATCTTCCCCTTCTACTCTGTCCCCAGCGACAACACCGCTGCCACTACCGTTACAAAGAGCCTTGGTCTTGGTAGTGACATTGAGATCGTTGCCGTGAACGCCCGCCGCGGCTGGTGGAGACACTACGAGGGCGAGTTCGATGTCGTGAGCGTCGAGAGCTGGATTGATGCTATTCgcctgggcgagggcgccaaGCAGAAGCTCCCCGAGGGTGTGGTAGTCGAGGAGGTCAACACCGAGCCTACAAAGGAAAGCACTGCCTCCACTGCTGCCACGGAGCCTACCCCTGAGCCCGAGACTGAGGCGCCCAAAGAGACGCCGTCTGAGGCTCCCGCTCCCCACGATGAGCTGTAAAATCCTCTTTCTGAATGTTGAACCCTGCACGCATGGTTAGTCGTGACTGTAAAATAGTAATGCGATAGGAAATCTGACCATTATCAATGTGGCGTTCCCGCTCCTGCGGTCAATGCAGTCCATGGACGAGCCATTTCATGATTCCATCTCCAGATCCAAGCCAGTACCTCTTTCCACCACACCCTCTTGCACCATCTGCCGACCTTTCTCCTTGACAACGCGGTCCATAAACTGCCGTACCTGTTTACATCCATCCACACCAACCGCAAGCATGCCCTCCAGACGGCTGACCTGGACGCGACTCTCGCACACCAGGACAGCAACGCGGTCCGTCAAACCCAGAGTTCCGACCGTCATGTACGGCAATTCCTGCTCCTCTTGGGTGTTGAGATCCAGCAAAGGATCTGCACCGTCATCGGCAGCTGCATATGTCGAAGTCGAACCCGCCGTGCACGCAGCGATGTAGTCGGTCATTGGAATACCCGCATCGATGAGGGCAAGTGTCGAAGCGTTTAGGAGGGCGGCCAGCAGTGAACCGTCTTGCGACAGTACGTGTAGAGAGATGGAAATGCTGCTGTGGGGGAAGAGGTGGGTGTGAAGGTTCGCCGAGACGGCTTTGGCAATGGTGGCCTCGAGTTCCTGTGTTCGCCTGCAGTTGTCCGGTGGtcagagacagagacagatCCACCAATGggcttttctctctttctaaTAGACTCACTTGTCGTTGCGGCCCCGCTTCTTGCGGTCGACAGAGCTaaagccggcgacgacgaggttgacggTGACGGCAGCCTCCTTGGACTGGCCGCCCGCACCTCCGCGACGCTGGGGCTCGGTCGGACCGGTCACGACACACATGACTTTGGTGTGTCCCATCTCGAGGTAGCTAGagccatcggcggcgtcttgTGTCCGGATCTGGGCGTGCAGCCGTCGGAGCTCGTTCCATCGGCGGCCATCGACGCGCAGCAGCGCCATAGAGTAGGTCGATGTGTCGAGAGGCATTTTTTGAATCGTAATCGGTCGGTTCGCAGTAGACGAAGAATTTTCCAAAGTGGAATGCGTCTATCGGAAAAGCGCGCAGAATTTCTTAGGATGTTGCTGAGAGCTGCAGTGCAGATGTTGCGACACGTAACGAGGCTGCGCGACTGCAAGAGCAGAGCAAGACCAAAATTTTGGAATGCGCACAAGGCCTTGCCGCAAGGTGGGATGGTGGGGCCGGGCGTCGGTGTGTCGGCGTCCGGGCCCCGGTCCTCTAAAAGCTCGGGCGCCTCTGAACCCCTGGAATCCAGAGAACCAGAGCCCAGAACCCAAAGCCCAGAGCCCGCCCAGGCAAGGCCCGCACAGTCCCCTTTTGAAATCGCGGGGAAGCTTTGGCTCCCCCAAGTCTTGAGTGGTGTGAAAGCCAACATGAGAATGGTCTCGAAACCAAACAGAGCTTCGGCATGGATGTGGCATCTTGCTTGGCAGATCAACTATTGCACTTTGCGTTGGTGAACTCTATTGGCAGGGACTGAAAACGCGGGGTACCGAGAGTCAATCCTGTGCGGACGGTAGATCTGACTGGTCATATGACAGACCAAACTTGCTAGCGGCATCGAGAGGTGCGACAGATAAGAAAGTGATTGGCGACGCTGCCAATATTGGCAGTCTGTATGGACTCTAGGCTTTCGATTCCAGAAAGAGAGATTCACAGTCGATCGTTTGGAGCCTCAACTCAGACAACGGAACGTCGATTCAATcggggcagggcagggcagggcagggcaggtCTTGGTTTGATGTTCGTGTCTTTCATTTCTCATCATGCTAGTGTTACAGTCTCGTCGCAAGAGAGAAGAGTGAGATCGGTCGACTTTACTGTCTTGATGACTCCAATTCGAAACCCCCGTCCGCAGCTTTACTTCCATTTCATTCCGTCAAATCCCATCCATGCCGAAAACCTGAGCCCGAAATCACAGTTGCATcgaaaagaggaagaaagcaAGAGCCCTGACACAGATAAAACGGACTTTTACCACTATGCTCTCAAGCCATAACCAGTACGCCCATACTGGACGTGTTAAACTCCGATGCCGGAGGTACCAGCACCAGATTACCGACCTTGTCCTCTTCGTCGGGACCGTCGGTCCATCCTCTCTCGGGACCCCATCTG from Colletotrichum higginsianum IMI 349063 chromosome 4, whole genome shotgun sequence includes:
- a CDS encoding Short-chain dehydrogenase produces the protein MSLQDKVVVVTGGSKGIGRAIVIGAAAQGAKVVVNYSSDSSAADEVVRTIGSERAFAVRADNSKTTELQTLVDSTIDKFGRIDVLIPNAAVMHMRTVENTSEEDFDVMFNTNVKGPYFLVQKALPHMPEGGRVIFLSTTVLASSNLPPPYLLYASTKGSIEQMTKFMAKDLAGKGITVNAIAPGPTGTELFYKGKTEEMIKRAGASSPFNRIGTPEEVASVALFLASKESSWVTGQTIRVNGGVA
- a CDS encoding 3' exoribonuclease, which produces MPLDTSTYSMALLRVDGRRWNELRRLHAQIRTQDAADGSSYLEMGHTKVMCVVTGPTEPQRRGGAGGQSKEAAVTVNLVVAGFSSVDRKKRGRNDKRTQELEATIAKAVSANLHTHLFPHSSISISLHVLSQDGSLLAALLNASTLALIDAGIPMTDYIAACTAGSTSTYAAADDGADPLLDLNTQEEQELPYMTVGTLGLTDRVAVLVCESRVQVSRLEGMLAVGVDGCKQVRQFMDRVVKEKGRQMVQEGVVERGTGLDLEMES
- a CDS encoding Disulfide isomerase; its protein translation is MHHPTLLAAGAAVLSALPSVQAGMYPKSSAVLQVDAKNYDSLIAKSNYTSIVEFYAPWCGHCQNLKPAYEKAAKNLNGLAKVAAVDCDEDSNKPLCGQFGVQGFPTLKIFRPGKKPGKPVVEDYQGPRTATGIVEAVVDKITNHVKRVTDKDLDSFLEGEKPKAILFTDKGTTSALLRSVAIDFLDAVSIGQVRSKEAKAVEKFGVKSFPTLVLLPGGDKEPIVYDGELKKDGLVSFISQVASPNPDPAPKSDKKKADKSKSASAKSSTSTAAAEEATPEPETPTESPSAEQAAPVTNVFPPLPIADTPEKLQAECLSAKSHTCVLAFVPSTETEKTEKALTSLSELAHKYAQNQRKIFPFYSVPSDNTAATTVTKSLGLGSDIEIVAVNARRGWWRHYEGEFDVVSVESWIDAIRLGEGAKQKLPEGVVVEEVNTEPTKESTASTAATEPTPEPETEAPKETPSEAPAPHDEL